One stretch of Actinacidiphila sp. DG2A-62 DNA includes these proteins:
- a CDS encoding LLM class flavin-dependent oxidoreductase, which yields MQFGIFTVGDVTTDPTTGRTPSEHERIMSMVAIAQKAEEVGLDVFATGEHHNPPFVPSSPTTMLGYLAARTDRLILSTSTTLITTNDPVKIAEDFAMLQHLAGGRVDLMMGRGNTGPVYPWFGKDIRQGIELAVENYALLHKLWREDVVDWAGRFRTPLQSFTSTPRPLDGVPPFVWHGSIRSPEIAEQAAYYGDGFFANNIFWPKEHFKRLIGLYRERFAHYGHGAPEQAIVGLGGQVFMRKNSQDAVREFRPYFDNAPVYGHGPSLKEFTEQTPLTVGSPQEVIDKTLTFRESFGDYQRQLFLMDHAGLPLKTVLEQLDILGEQVVPVLREEFAKGRPANVPDGPTHRALVERRDAAARADAEAAAGAGTVADAGERQKQEADA from the coding sequence ATGCAGTTCGGAATCTTCACGGTCGGCGACGTCACGACGGACCCGACGACGGGACGGACGCCGAGCGAGCACGAGCGGATCATGTCGATGGTCGCCATCGCGCAGAAGGCCGAGGAGGTCGGCCTGGACGTCTTCGCGACCGGTGAGCACCACAACCCGCCGTTCGTGCCGTCGTCTCCCACGACCATGCTCGGATACCTCGCCGCGCGCACCGATCGTCTGATCCTGTCCACCTCCACCACGCTGATCACCACGAACGACCCGGTGAAGATCGCCGAGGACTTCGCGATGCTCCAGCACCTGGCGGGCGGCCGCGTCGACCTGATGATGGGACGGGGCAACACCGGTCCGGTCTACCCGTGGTTCGGCAAGGACATCCGGCAGGGCATCGAGCTCGCGGTGGAGAACTACGCGCTGCTGCACAAGCTGTGGCGCGAGGACGTGGTCGACTGGGCGGGCCGCTTCCGCACGCCGCTGCAGTCCTTCACCTCCACCCCGCGCCCGCTCGACGGGGTGCCGCCGTTCGTCTGGCACGGCTCCATCCGCAGCCCGGAGATCGCCGAGCAGGCGGCCTACTACGGCGACGGCTTCTTCGCCAACAACATCTTCTGGCCCAAGGAGCACTTCAAACGCCTGATCGGCCTGTACCGCGAGCGCTTCGCCCACTACGGCCACGGCGCCCCCGAGCAGGCGATCGTCGGGCTCGGCGGCCAGGTGTTCATGCGCAAGAACTCCCAGGACGCGGTCCGCGAGTTCCGCCCGTACTTCGACAACGCCCCGGTCTACGGGCACGGGCCGTCGCTGAAGGAGTTCACCGAGCAGACGCCGCTGACCGTCGGCTCCCCGCAGGAGGTCATCGACAAGACGCTGACCTTCCGCGAGTCGTTCGGCGACTACCAGCGCCAGCTGTTCCTGATGGACCACGCGGGCCTGCCGCTGAAGACCGTGCTGGAGCAGCTCGACATCCTGGGCGAGCAGGTGGTGCCGGTGCTGCGTGAGGAGTTCGCCAAGGGGCGCCCGGCGAACGTGCCCGACGGCCCCACCCACCGGGCGCTGGTCGAGCGCCGCGACGCGGCGGCGCGGGCCGACGCCGAGGCGGCGGCCGGAGCCGGCACCGTGGCCGACGCGGGCGAACGGCAGAAGCAGGAGGCGGACGCATGA
- the repSA gene encoding replication initiator protein RepSA yields the protein MAPVAASVGVDPVTLADLLRVANSPGFERWREQVRRTGGCSDPIHLSGLTVTRDRASGNVLYSYSTAGEPGGRLRVACGNRRASRCPSCAWLYAGDTFHLIRAGLSGDPAKGTPRTVRTHPKVFATLTAPSFGPVHNRPASGRCRCGAAHTEGAAELGTALDPDRYDYAGAVLWNNHAGDLWRRFTIYLRRELAARAGLSQSALGEVCRVSFGKVAEFQKRGAVHFHAIVRLDGPEGPDTPPPSWASTGLLDEAIRAAAARVSVPVPATAERPAVALHWGPQVDVQPITSTVTDGTELTEQAVASYVAKYATKAAETTGTVDRRIGELPELDKLPGLPDHARRLIEACFQLDAAYPDRMLARWAHMLGFRGHFSTKSRRYSTTLGALRQVRADYRARQERQTRGLPDPDDAPEGSTLTLAHWTYAGHGHTPGESWLAAQIHRDITDNRRTAREALADLADLEEGDW from the coding sequence GTGGCCCCGGTGGCTGCCTCGGTCGGGGTTGACCCCGTGACCCTGGCGGATCTGCTGCGGGTGGCGAACTCCCCGGGCTTCGAGCGGTGGCGGGAGCAGGTACGCCGTACCGGCGGCTGCTCGGACCCCATCCACCTGTCCGGCCTGACCGTCACCCGCGACCGCGCCTCGGGCAACGTCCTGTACTCGTACTCGACGGCCGGGGAGCCGGGCGGCCGGCTGCGGGTGGCGTGCGGGAACCGGCGTGCTTCGCGGTGCCCGTCGTGCGCGTGGCTGTACGCCGGGGACACCTTCCACCTGATCCGCGCCGGGCTGTCGGGTGACCCGGCCAAGGGCACTCCCCGCACGGTGCGTACGCACCCGAAGGTGTTCGCCACGCTGACGGCCCCCAGCTTCGGGCCGGTCCACAACCGCCCCGCCTCCGGGCGCTGCCGCTGCGGGGCCGCCCACACGGAAGGCGCTGCGGAGCTGGGTACGGCCTTGGACCCGGACCGGTACGACTATGCGGGTGCGGTGCTGTGGAACAACCACGCCGGGGACCTGTGGCGGCGTTTCACGATCTACCTGCGCCGGGAACTGGCGGCCCGTGCGGGGCTGTCGCAGTCCGCCCTGGGCGAGGTGTGCCGGGTCTCGTTCGGGAAGGTCGCGGAGTTCCAGAAGCGCGGCGCGGTCCACTTCCACGCCATCGTCCGCCTCGACGGCCCCGAAGGACCCGACACGCCCCCGCCCTCCTGGGCGAGTACGGGCCTGCTGGATGAGGCGATCCGCGCCGCTGCCGCTCGGGTCTCGGTCCCGGTGCCGGCCACAGCCGAACGCCCCGCCGTGGCGCTGCACTGGGGCCCACAGGTCGATGTCCAGCCGATCACCTCGACGGTGACGGACGGCACGGAGCTGACCGAACAGGCCGTGGCCTCCTACGTCGCCAAGTACGCCACCAAGGCGGCCGAGACCACCGGCACCGTTGACCGCAGGATCGGGGAGCTCCCGGAGCTGGACAAGCTCCCGGGCCTGCCCGACCACGCCCGACGCCTGATCGAAGCCTGCTTCCAGCTCGACGCGGCGTATCCGGACCGGATGCTGGCCCGCTGGGCACACATGCTCGGCTTCCGCGGCCACTTCTCCACCAAGTCCCGCCGCTACTCCACCACGCTGGGCGCGCTGCGGCAGGTACGCGCGGACTACCGGGCCCGTCAGGAACGCCAGACCCGGGGCCTGCCCGACCCCGACGACGCCCCGGAGGGTTCCACACTGACCCTCGCGCACTGGACGTATGCCGGACACGGCCACACCCCCGGCGAATCCTGGCTCGCCGCACAGATCCACCGCGACATCACCGACAACCGGCGGACTGCCCGCGAAGCGCTCGCCGACCTGGCCGACCTGGAAGAGGGGGACTGGTGA
- a CDS encoding tyrosine-type recombinase/integrase yields MANSKGNRRRFGSVRQLRSGRWQIRYPDPGTGLLRPGESTYPTKTDAEVALSLIEADLTRGQWADPDAGKVNFGEFADAWLRDRKLADSSRERNESVIRLHIKPTFGAGTVADITTSKVRAWRTRLLAGGLGEPTVVKAYQLLRAILNTAVEDELIRRNPCRIKRADQYDVPERPVLTVEQVYAVADAVRPRYRLLILLAAFTTLRFGELAALRRRDIDTDRCRVHVLRAQSEARGRLKDKAPKSAAGVRPVAFPAELLPDVLRHLEHFAGKGQDGHVFQGPQGGLLRRSNFRDDWTTARDKAGVPDGVHFHDLRHTGNTLASSAGASTRELMARMGHSTARAALIYQHMTSDRDQHIAGALGEMIRKSREESDPGPSGT; encoded by the coding sequence ATGGCGAACTCCAAGGGCAATCGGCGTCGGTTCGGCTCGGTGCGGCAACTGCGTTCGGGGCGGTGGCAGATCCGTTACCCGGACCCCGGTACGGGTCTGCTGCGGCCGGGTGAGAGCACGTACCCGACCAAGACGGACGCCGAAGTGGCGCTGTCTCTGATCGAGGCCGACCTTACGCGCGGGCAGTGGGCCGATCCTGACGCGGGCAAGGTCAACTTCGGGGAGTTTGCCGACGCCTGGCTACGGGACCGCAAGTTGGCCGACAGCTCCCGGGAGCGGAACGAGTCGGTGATCCGGCTGCACATCAAGCCCACCTTCGGAGCAGGCACGGTGGCCGACATCACCACGTCCAAGGTGCGGGCCTGGCGTACCCGGCTGCTGGCCGGTGGCCTCGGTGAGCCGACCGTGGTCAAGGCGTACCAACTCCTGCGCGCGATCCTGAACACGGCCGTTGAGGATGAGCTGATCCGCCGCAACCCCTGCCGGATCAAGAGGGCCGATCAGTACGACGTGCCGGAACGGCCGGTGTTGACCGTCGAACAGGTCTACGCCGTGGCCGACGCCGTCCGGCCCCGGTATCGTCTGCTGATCCTGCTGGCGGCCTTCACCACGCTCCGCTTTGGTGAGCTGGCCGCGCTGCGCCGCCGCGACATCGACACCGACCGGTGCCGGGTACACGTCCTGCGCGCCCAGTCAGAGGCGCGCGGCCGACTCAAGGACAAGGCACCCAAGTCGGCGGCCGGCGTGCGCCCGGTGGCCTTCCCTGCGGAACTGCTGCCCGATGTGCTGCGTCACCTGGAGCACTTCGCCGGCAAGGGCCAGGATGGGCACGTCTTTCAGGGGCCGCAGGGTGGGCTCCTGCGGCGGAGCAACTTCCGGGACGACTGGACCACCGCGCGCGACAAGGCGGGTGTCCCCGATGGTGTGCACTTTCACGACCTGCGGCACACCGGCAACACGCTAGCGTCCTCGGCCGGGGCGAGTACCAGGGAGCTGATGGCGCGCATGGGCCACAGCACGGCGCGGGCCGCGCTGATCTACCAGCACATGACCAGTGACCGTGATCAGCACATCGCGGGTGCGCTCGGCGAGATGATCCGTAAGAGCCGGGAGGAGAGCGACCCGGGGCCTTCTGGTACGTGA
- a CDS encoding TetR/AcrR family transcriptional regulator codes for MTTDAVASVKPRTVRLRADATRNRERIIAAAREAIVEHGPDVALDEVARRAGVGNATLYRHFTDRADLVRQVALSVMTRTAQRAEAALAEEPDAFDALHRFVFEAAEERVGALCPMLSEAFDRRDSEIAAGTRRMEASVAAIVDRAQCTGRLRADIAVGDLMIALTQLTRPLPGTRCAGLDRFVHRHLQIFLDGLRAPAQSVLEGSAATLEDLKA; via the coding sequence GTGACCACGGATGCCGTCGCCAGCGTCAAACCGCGCACAGTACGGCTGCGCGCGGACGCCACCCGCAACCGCGAGCGCATCATCGCAGCGGCGCGCGAGGCGATCGTCGAGCACGGGCCCGACGTGGCGCTGGACGAGGTGGCCCGCAGGGCCGGCGTCGGCAACGCCACCCTCTACCGCCACTTCACCGACCGCGCCGACCTGGTCCGTCAGGTCGCCCTGTCGGTGATGACGCGCACCGCCCAGCGGGCCGAGGCCGCCCTCGCAGAGGAGCCGGACGCCTTCGACGCCCTCCACCGCTTCGTCTTCGAGGCGGCGGAGGAACGCGTGGGCGCGCTGTGCCCGATGCTCTCCGAAGCGTTCGACCGGCGCGACAGCGAGATCGCCGCGGGAACGCGGCGGATGGAGGCCTCCGTCGCCGCCATCGTCGACCGCGCCCAGTGCACGGGACGGCTGCGCGCCGACATAGCCGTCGGCGACCTGATGATCGCGCTGACGCAGCTCACCCGGCCGCTGCCGGGCACCCGCTGCGCCGGCCTGGACCGCTTCGTCCACCGGCACCTGCAGATCTTCCTCGACGGGCTGCGCGCCCCGGCGCAGTCGGTGCTCGAGGGCTCCGCCGCGACCTTGGAGGACCTGAAGGCCTGA
- a CDS encoding MFS transporter, producing the protein MARSTQDSSIPTAAGVGPRPSGRRGVHGSPSHRWWVLVVIALAQLMVVLDATIVNIALPSAQQDLGFSDGNRQWIVTAYALAFGSLLLLGGRLADLIGRKTTFLVGLIGFAVASAVGGAAPSFEVLVLARALQGLFGALLAPAALSLLTTTFTDPKERAKAFGIYGAVAGAGGAVGLLLGGLLTEYLDWRWCLYVNLFFALIAFLGGLRLLQSGAPADRPDLDLPGAVLVSGGLFCIVYGFSNAERHQWGATSTWGFLVAGCLLLIAFVAWQRRARHPLLPMRVVGDRDRGASFLAMFISGAGMFGVFLFLTYYLQRTLSYSPVMTGLAFLPMVAVIMITSVTTTNSLVPRFGAKPIVPTGMLLAAGAMAWLTALDGHSTYAAHVMPPLLIMGLGLGAIFATGMNLATAGVEARDAGVASAMVNTSQQVGGSIGTSLLNTLATSAAAHYASSRRPSPGVAAQAQLHSYSVAYWWSAAFFAVGFLVTLVLYRRGVPKSLSDPSPESASVPM; encoded by the coding sequence ATGGCCCGTAGCACCCAGGACAGCTCCATACCGACCGCCGCAGGCGTCGGTCCGCGGCCATCGGGCCGACGCGGCGTCCACGGCTCGCCGTCCCACCGCTGGTGGGTGCTCGTCGTCATCGCCCTCGCGCAGTTGATGGTGGTCCTCGACGCGACCATCGTGAACATCGCGTTGCCCTCCGCCCAGCAGGATCTCGGGTTCAGCGACGGCAACCGGCAGTGGATCGTCACCGCCTACGCCCTGGCGTTCGGCTCCCTGCTGCTGCTCGGCGGTCGCCTCGCGGACCTCATAGGGCGCAAGACGACCTTCCTGGTGGGACTGATCGGCTTCGCGGTCGCCTCCGCCGTCGGCGGCGCGGCGCCCAGCTTCGAGGTGCTGGTCCTCGCCCGCGCCCTGCAGGGCCTGTTCGGCGCGCTGCTGGCGCCCGCCGCGCTGTCGCTGCTGACCACGACGTTCACCGACCCCAAGGAGCGCGCGAAGGCGTTCGGCATCTACGGCGCCGTCGCGGGCGCCGGCGGCGCGGTCGGGCTGCTGCTCGGCGGACTGCTCACCGAGTACCTGGACTGGCGCTGGTGCCTGTACGTCAACCTGTTCTTCGCCCTGATCGCGTTCCTCGGCGGCCTGCGGCTGCTGCAGTCCGGCGCCCCCGCCGACCGCCCCGACCTGGACCTGCCCGGCGCGGTCCTGGTCTCCGGCGGCCTGTTCTGCATCGTCTACGGCTTCTCCAACGCCGAACGCCACCAGTGGGGCGCCACCAGCACCTGGGGCTTCCTGGTGGCCGGCTGCCTGCTGCTGATCGCCTTCGTGGCCTGGCAGCGCCGCGCCCGCCACCCGCTGCTGCCGATGCGCGTGGTCGGCGACCGGGACCGCGGCGCGTCGTTCCTGGCGATGTTCATCTCGGGCGCCGGGATGTTCGGCGTGTTCCTGTTCCTGACGTACTACCTGCAGCGCACCTTGTCGTACTCGCCGGTGATGACGGGACTGGCGTTCCTGCCGATGGTCGCCGTCATCATGATCACCTCGGTGACCACCACCAACTCCCTGGTGCCGCGCTTCGGCGCCAAGCCCATCGTCCCCACCGGGATGCTGCTGGCCGCCGGCGCCATGGCCTGGCTGACCGCCCTGGACGGCCACAGCACCTACGCCGCGCACGTCATGCCGCCGCTGCTGATCATGGGCCTCGGTCTGGGCGCGATCTTCGCCACCGGCATGAACCTGGCGACCGCGGGAGTGGAGGCCCGTGACGCCGGCGTCGCGTCCGCCATGGTGAACACCTCGCAGCAGGTCGGCGGCTCCATCGGCACCTCCCTGCTGAACACCCTGGCCACCAGCGCCGCCGCCCACTACGCCAGCTCCAGGCGCCCGTCGCCCGGTGTCGCCGCACAGGCGCAGCTGCACAGCTACTCGGTCGCCTACTGGTGGTCGGCCGCGTTCTTCGCGGTGGGCTTCCTGGTGACCCTCGTCCTCTACCGCCGCGGCGTCCCCAAGAGCCTGTCCGATCCCAGCCCGGAGTCCGCGTCCGTGCCGATGTGA
- a CDS encoding MFS transporter, with translation MPETPQADPKRWTALIFIAIAQLMVVLDATVVNIALPSAQADLGISDGNRQWVVTAYTLAFGGLLLFGGRVADLWGRKNTFVVGLLGFAAASAVGGAAVNTAMLLGARALQGVFGALLAPAALSLLAVMFTDAKERAKAFGIYGAIAGAGAAVGLILGGVLTEYLNWRWALFVNIAFAVTAVIGAATVIREPEYGRNRNRLDIPGVILASAGLVALVYGFSRAESDGWGAGITIGLFVASAVLLVAFAVVEGRVKAPLLPLRVVTERNRGGVYLSLGLAIIGMFGLFLFLTYYLQQVMGYSALKSGFAFLPMVGGMIVGSTQIGARLMLRVRPRLLMAPGFLVASIGMVILAQIKVDSSYAAVLLPGLILMGLGMGTAFMPAMSMATHGVRPEDAGVASAMVNTSQQVGGSIGTALLNTLAASATTSWIKSHVKSPSDVKNQLFINQSAVHGYSVAIYWAFGILLLASVLAFVLVDAEVQNTGEHVDGENAEDFAIPVVAH, from the coding sequence ATGCCAGAAACACCTCAAGCCGATCCGAAGCGCTGGACAGCGCTCATATTCATCGCCATCGCCCAGCTGATGGTGGTTCTCGACGCCACCGTCGTGAACATCGCCCTGCCGTCCGCCCAGGCCGACCTCGGCATCTCCGACGGCAACCGCCAGTGGGTCGTCACCGCCTACACCCTGGCGTTCGGCGGTCTCCTGCTCTTCGGCGGCCGCGTGGCCGACCTGTGGGGACGCAAGAACACCTTCGTGGTGGGCCTGCTCGGCTTCGCCGCCGCGTCCGCAGTCGGCGGCGCCGCGGTCAACACCGCGATGCTGCTCGGCGCCCGCGCCCTCCAGGGCGTCTTCGGCGCACTGCTGGCGCCCGCCGCGCTGTCGCTGCTCGCGGTGATGTTCACCGACGCCAAGGAGCGCGCGAAGGCGTTCGGTATCTACGGCGCCATCGCCGGCGCCGGCGCGGCCGTCGGCCTGATCCTGGGCGGCGTCCTCACCGAGTACCTGAACTGGCGCTGGGCCCTGTTCGTCAACATCGCCTTCGCCGTCACCGCCGTCATCGGCGCCGCGACCGTCATCCGCGAGCCGGAGTACGGACGCAACCGCAACAGGCTCGACATCCCCGGTGTCATCCTTGCCAGCGCGGGCCTGGTCGCCCTGGTCTACGGCTTCAGCCGCGCCGAGAGCGACGGCTGGGGCGCCGGCATCACCATCGGCCTGTTCGTGGCGTCCGCGGTCCTCCTGGTGGCGTTCGCGGTGGTCGAGGGACGCGTCAAGGCGCCGCTGCTGCCGCTGCGCGTGGTCACCGAGCGCAACCGCGGCGGTGTCTACCTCTCGCTGGGCCTGGCCATCATCGGCATGTTCGGCCTCTTCCTGTTCCTGACCTACTACCTGCAGCAGGTCATGGGCTACTCGGCGCTGAAGTCCGGGTTCGCCTTCCTGCCGATGGTCGGCGGCATGATCGTGGGCTCCACCCAGATCGGCGCCCGGTTGATGCTGCGGGTCCGCCCGCGGCTGCTGATGGCGCCGGGCTTCCTGGTCGCCTCCATCGGCATGGTGATCCTCGCCCAGATCAAGGTGGACTCCAGCTACGCGGCGGTCCTGCTGCCCGGCCTGATCCTGATGGGCCTCGGCATGGGCACCGCGTTCATGCCGGCCATGAGCATGGCCACGCACGGCGTGCGGCCGGAGGACGCCGGTGTCGCCTCCGCCATGGTGAACACCTCGCAGCAGGTCGGCGGCTCGATCGGCACCGCGCTGCTGAACACCCTGGCGGCCAGCGCCACCACCTCGTGGATCAAGTCGCACGTCAAGAGCCCGTCGGACGTGAAGAACCAGCTCTTCATCAACCAGAGCGCCGTGCACGGCTACTCCGTGGCGATCTACTGGGCGTTCGGCATCCTGCTGCTCGCGTCGGTCCTGGCCTTCGTCCTCGTGGACGCCGAGGTCCAGAACACCGGCGAGCACGTGGACGGCGAGAACGCCGAGGACTTCGCGATCCCGGTCGTCGCCCACTGA
- a CDS encoding helix-turn-helix domain-containing protein, whose translation MADRLLSVEQVAERLGTSVRFPRRLIEERRITFVKVGRHVRIPESDLDAYVMANTVLPATRRLRSVA comes from the coding sequence ATGGCTGATCGATTGTTGAGCGTCGAGCAGGTTGCGGAACGGCTCGGTACCTCCGTGCGCTTCCCGCGCCGGTTGATCGAAGAGCGGCGCATCACGTTTGTGAAGGTGGGGCGGCACGTCCGCATTCCCGAAAGTGACCTTGACGCTTACGTGATGGCGAACACGGTCCTGCCGGCGACTCGTCGTCTGCGGTCGGTGGCGTGA
- a CDS encoding dioxygenase family protein: MVAAVEGRMPALYLSHGAPPLADDPVWPGELAAWASALPRPKAILVVSAHWEEAPLAIGATTTLPLVYDFWGFPEHYYRVAYEAPGAPALAEDVRKLLRGAGRPVQDVPDRGLDHGAYVPLVEMYPDADVPVLQVSLPTLDPAGLFDIGRRLAPLRDEGVLIMGSGFFTHNLAALRHAGDGPPSWSAEFDDWGRRALAAQDVDALLDFAHTAPAGRLAHPRTEHFAPLFVTLGAAESELGSQRSVIDGFWMGLAKRSVQLG; encoded by the coding sequence ATGGTCGCAGCGGTCGAGGGGCGGATGCCCGCCCTGTATCTCTCGCACGGCGCGCCGCCGCTCGCCGACGATCCGGTGTGGCCGGGCGAACTGGCCGCCTGGGCGTCCGCGCTGCCGCGCCCGAAGGCGATCCTGGTCGTCTCCGCCCACTGGGAGGAGGCGCCGCTGGCGATCGGCGCGACCACCACACTGCCGCTGGTCTACGACTTCTGGGGCTTCCCCGAGCACTACTACCGGGTCGCCTACGAGGCGCCGGGCGCCCCGGCGCTCGCCGAGGACGTGCGCAAGCTGCTGCGCGGCGCCGGACGCCCGGTGCAGGACGTGCCGGACCGCGGCCTGGACCACGGCGCGTACGTGCCGCTGGTCGAGATGTACCCGGACGCCGACGTACCGGTGCTCCAGGTGTCTCTGCCGACACTGGACCCGGCCGGGCTCTTCGACATCGGGCGGCGACTCGCGCCGCTGCGCGACGAGGGCGTGCTGATCATGGGCAGCGGCTTCTTCACCCACAACCTGGCGGCGCTGCGGCACGCCGGGGACGGGCCGCCGAGCTGGTCGGCGGAGTTCGACGACTGGGGGCGCCGCGCGCTGGCGGCGCAGGACGTCGACGCCCTGCTGGACTTCGCGCACACCGCGCCCGCCGGGCGGCTGGCGCACCCGCGGACCGAGCACTTCGCCCCGCTGTTCGTTACGCTCGGCGCGGCCGAGTCCGAACTCGGCAGTCAGCGCAGCGTCATCGACGGTTTCTGGATGGGGCTGGCCAAACGTTCCGTCCAGCTCGGCTGA
- a CDS encoding ABC transporter ATP-binding protein: MAATGTGAPGADSTHGSDGARGASPVVAALHAASVRRYTTGQVILDDVTWSVRSGEHWALLGPNGAGKTTALRLIGALMHPTTGSVEVLGHRLGSVDMRELRARIGLVSSAQKVPQDATAHTVVLTGHTGTVQPLWRKYDAEVRERAHALLAELEIKELAERPYGVCSGGQRARILVARALMADPSLLLLDEPFNALDLPSREDLIDAMHRLALTRANLATITVTHHLEELSPAIGHVLLLKDGRVLTSGRAQEVLTAAHLTECFGRPIEVGNHQGRWLARSGRG; encoded by the coding sequence ATGGCAGCCACCGGCACCGGCGCCCCGGGCGCCGACAGCACCCATGGTTCCGACGGCGCGCGCGGCGCCTCCCCTGTCGTCGCCGCCCTGCACGCCGCGAGCGTGCGCCGCTACACCACAGGGCAGGTCATCCTCGACGACGTCACCTGGTCGGTGCGCTCCGGTGAGCACTGGGCGCTGCTGGGACCCAACGGCGCGGGCAAGACCACCGCGCTGCGGCTGATCGGCGCGCTGATGCACCCGACCACCGGCTCCGTCGAGGTCCTCGGCCACCGCCTGGGCAGCGTCGACATGCGCGAGCTGCGCGCCCGCATCGGCCTGGTGTCCTCCGCCCAGAAGGTGCCCCAGGACGCCACCGCCCACACCGTCGTCCTGACCGGCCACACCGGCACCGTGCAGCCCCTGTGGCGGAAGTACGACGCCGAGGTGCGCGAACGCGCGCACGCGCTGCTCGCCGAGCTGGAGATCAAGGAGCTGGCCGAGCGCCCGTACGGCGTGTGCTCCGGCGGTCAGCGCGCCCGCATCCTGGTCGCCCGCGCGCTGATGGCCGACCCGTCGCTGCTGCTGCTGGACGAGCCCTTCAACGCACTCGACCTGCCGTCGCGCGAGGACCTCATCGACGCCATGCACCGCCTCGCGCTCACCCGCGCCAACCTGGCGACGATCACCGTCACCCACCACCTCGAAGAGCTGTCCCCGGCCATCGGGCACGTCCTGCTGCTCAAGGACGGCCGGGTGCTCACCTCGGGGCGGGCGCAGGAGGTGCTGACGGCGGCTCACCTGACCGAGTGCTTCGGCCGGCCCATCGAGGTCGGCAACCACCAGGGGCGCTGGCTGGCCAGGTCCGGCCGCGGCTGA
- a CDS encoding CE1759 family FMN reductase translates to MGTAGTARSLVVVTAGLSRPSSTRLLADRLAAATAGRVAADVRVVELRELATEIAQNMVTGFPGPRLREAVDAVASADGLIAVTPVFTGSYSGLFKSFFDVVDKDALAGVPVLIAATGGTARHSLVLEHAMRPLFAYLRAVVVPTAVYAATEDWGADGAAGAVARGTGDGATGAATGAATGAAGGDGALNARIDRAGRELAALVDARPVGPAAEEQVVPFAEQLAALAVTDG, encoded by the coding sequence ATGGGCACGGCGGGCACCGCGAGGAGCCTGGTGGTCGTCACCGCCGGGCTCAGCCGCCCCTCCTCCACCCGGCTGCTCGCCGACCGCCTGGCGGCGGCGACCGCCGGGCGGGTCGCGGCCGACGTGCGGGTGGTCGAGCTGCGCGAACTCGCCACCGAGATCGCGCAGAACATGGTGACCGGCTTCCCCGGACCTCGCCTTCGCGAGGCCGTCGACGCGGTCGCGTCCGCGGACGGGCTCATCGCCGTCACCCCGGTGTTCACGGGCTCCTACAGCGGGCTGTTCAAGTCGTTCTTCGACGTCGTGGACAAGGACGCGCTGGCGGGCGTACCGGTGCTGATCGCCGCCACCGGCGGCACGGCCCGGCACTCGCTGGTCCTGGAGCACGCGATGCGACCGCTGTTCGCGTACCTGCGCGCCGTCGTCGTTCCCACCGCGGTCTACGCGGCCACGGAGGACTGGGGCGCGGACGGCGCCGCCGGTGCCGTCGCGCGCGGCACGGGCGACGGCGCGACCGGTGCCGCGACTGGTGCCGCGACTGGTGCCGCGGGAGGCGACGGTGCCCTGAACGCGCGCATCGACCGCGCGGGCCGCGAACTCGCCGCCCTGGTCGACGCCCGTCCCGTGGGGCCGGCCGCCGAGGAGCAGGTCGTGCCGTTCGCCGAACAGCTCGCGGCGCTCGCGGTCACCGACGGTTGA
- a CDS encoding MarR family winged helix-turn-helix transcriptional regulator translates to MEWLTAEEQAAWRAFLQATYLLEDHLDRQLQRDAGMPHVYYALLSTLSETPGRSMRMTELAERVKITRSRLSHAVSRLEGNGWLRRESCPSDRRGQIAVLTDAGYDKVVETAPGHVQAVRGAIFDRLSAEQTAQLGEIARIIAEGLHGPDGTDVPWLR, encoded by the coding sequence ATGGAATGGCTGACGGCGGAGGAGCAGGCGGCGTGGCGGGCCTTCCTGCAGGCCACCTATCTGCTGGAGGACCACCTCGACCGCCAGCTGCAACGCGACGCGGGTATGCCGCATGTGTACTACGCGCTGCTGAGCACATTGTCAGAGACCCCCGGGCGCAGCATGCGGATGACCGAGCTGGCCGAGCGCGTCAAGATCACCCGGTCACGGCTGTCGCATGCCGTCTCGCGGCTGGAGGGCAACGGCTGGCTGCGCCGGGAGAGCTGCCCGTCGGACCGGCGCGGGCAGATCGCCGTGCTCACGGACGCGGGCTACGACAAGGTTGTGGAGACCGCTCCCGGTCACGTCCAGGCGGTGCGCGGCGCGATCTTCGACCGGCTCAGCGCGGAGCAGACGGCGCAGCTCGGTGAGATCGCGCGGATCATCGCCGAGGGGCTGCACGGACCGGACGGCACGGACGTCCCCTGGCTGCGCTGA